The Polyangium aurulentum genomic interval GCCGCGCGGTAGATGTACCCCTTCCCCGGCTCGTACCGGTCGCCCGCGAATGGCAGGAGGATGAGGCCCGTCTCCGTCTCGCCCGTCGGCGCCGTCACGCTCACCGCGTTGTCCATGACCTTGAACGCGCGGTGATCCCACTCCGCCTCGGACCAGCTCCATCCGTTGTTCCCATCCACCTCGGCGCGCTGGATGAGCGGGTTCGCATTGTGCAGATCCGTGATGTCGTAGAGGCTCGCGGCCATCGTCCAGTTACCCTGGTCGTTGATGCCGATGCCGATCATGCGCGTGTTGCCGAGGACCGGGCGCAGGAAGTTGTTGTACCCGGAAACGATGAACTCGCTCGTCTCCTCGATGTTGCCATTCGCATCGATCGAGAAGCTATGGAGCGGGTCGGTGTTGCGGTACGTGACCGCGAACGCCCTGTCCTCGAGGAAGACCGCGCCGTAGAGCCGCTCGTTCGTGCCGAAGGTCTCGGTGTCGATGAGCGTGAGGTTGTCCCTGTCCGCTGCATTCCACGTCTGCAGATAGCTCTGCTGGTTCCAGCCGCCCCATTGCGGGCCCGAGAAGACCCGGAGCTGGTCGTTGCGGAAATCCATGTGGAACTGCGAGCGGATGTGGCCGCTCACGTTGACCGTGTCCCGCAGGGCCATCGAGCCGTTCACATCCGAGATGTCGACGACCGACACCGCGCTGCTGACGTTCGACCACCAATCGCCCGTGCTGCGCGCCACGAGCAGCGTGCCCTTCTCGGCATGGATCCCCGACACGTTGCCGCCGAGCTTGATCTGGCTCTTCGGCGTCATCGCCGTCGTGGTCACGTCGAAGCTCTTGACCACGCTGTCGTTCTCGTAGATCCAGTCACCCTCCGCGTTGTAGTAGCCGTAGCTGATCGAGGCGACGTAGAGCGAGTCCTTCGACGAGCCGTTCGCATAGCGGCTCGTCGTGATATGGCCCGGCACGCTGTATTCGGCGATGAGCTTCGGCGCCGTGGCGTCCGAGATGTCGACCAGGGCTACGAGCGCGCCCTCCCTGTTCTGCACTGCGAGCTTGCCAGGGTCGGACTTGTAGCCATACCACCCGTTCAGCAGGACGACCGCGCGGTCGCCGTCGACGTACATCTCGACCGGCTGACCCGAGATCGGCAGCTTGCCGATGATCTTCGGGGCCGCGATGTTGCTGAAATCGATGACCTGGAGGCCTCGGTAGGCGTTGAGGTTCAGGAGGCGCCCGCCGCCCATCACGCGGTAGATGTCGCCCTCTTCGAGCTCGCGATCGTCCTCTTCCTCCTCCTCCTCTTCCTCCTCTTCCTCCTCCTCTTCCTCCTCGCCGTAGTCGTACCACACGGACGGCAGGTCATCGGCGGTCACGAAGGACGTCTGGCCCTTCAGCGCCTGCTGTCCCTCGCCCGTATTCTCGTCGTCCCCCGTGCCCGAAACTGCGCATCCCGGGCCGACCACCAAAAGGAGCGCGCCGAGCAAGGATGTGCTCGTCGCAAGCTTCCTCGTCAAAAGAGTCCGCATGGATCCGATCTCCTCTTCTTCCTTCACATGAAATGAAGGACGAATGAAACGCCATTAGTTACATTTATTCCCGGCTGGTCGTCAAGCCTCGCTTCGAGAGAGCAGCAATGCGACGCTGCGACCGCGAGAGCAGCAAGACGACGCATCGACGCGAGCGCAACGATGCGCTGCGTCGGCGTGCGATGGGGGACAGCGAATTGCAATGTATACGGAAGGGGAGCCCCGACCGCCGTGGCTCCGGCCGGCATTGTGCCGGCCAGAAGAGCGCGGTCGGGGAAGGTCTCGCGTGGCGAGGGAGGCGGGGCCGAGTCAGTCGGCGGTGAGCAGGTTCGACGCGTTCTTGTCGAGCTGGAAGATGCCAAGCCGCCCGCCGGCCACGATCATGTCGTTCTTATGGACGACGACGGGGGTCAGGCCGGTGTACACGGGGAAGAACGCCTGCGCGACCGGCTTGGTGAGGTCGTCGATGTTGGCCACCAGCGTGCCACCCGAGACCGAGAAGAAGAGGCGACGCTCGGAGCTGCCGATGAGGGACATCCAGTACTCCATCGGCGTCTGCGAGATCATCTCGTAATCGAGAGACTTCTTCTGGGGCTTCATGATGTCGAGCTTTCTTGCAGGCCCGGAGGTGTTGTTCCAAGCCGAGCCGTGGCTGACGATCAGGGTGTCGTGCCCGTCGACGACCGCGCCGGCGAAGTATCGACCGGTGTATTTCTTGTAGTTCTGCAGCTCGGCGACGTTGCCCTTGATCTGCACGTACCCGACGGCGTCCGTCTTCCACGTGCCGCCCCATTGCACATCCTTCGTGAACATCTTGGTGTCGTCCACATCGATGGGGTAGCCCGGGATGTTGATGCCATTGTCGACGACGGGCAGCGAGGGGTTCGTCAGATCGACGCGCTTCAGGAGATGCTTCGCGTAGGGGCGCGGATCGCCAGGCACCGAGACCAGGTTCTTGACCGTGACGAGCAGGGTATTACCCGACACCCGCGCCGTCCCGATCTCGTCAGGCTGCGAGAACGTGATCTTGTTCGGGACGACCTTGGGATTGGCCGCATCCGACAGATCGACGATCTGGTAGTTCGGCTGGGTCTGCCAACGATATCCTTCGCCGTCGTAGCAGTCGTTCGTCTCGGTGATCGTGCTGGCGTCGACCTCCTCGCACGTCGTCTGGGAGCCGCTGAGGACGGTGCACTTGGCATAGCCGCCCACGCAGTACTGCTCGCCGCCTTGCGGCATCTGGCAGAGGCGATAGCCGCTCAAGTACTCGCAGCCGACCTGATCGTAGTAGCACTCCCCAGGCGCGGTGGGCCACTTGTAGCACTCCTGGTAGGGGCCGAGTGCGGTGTAGGTCGACGTCGCGCTCGGGAAGACGAGCGCCTTGTCCGTCGCCAAGACCGAGCTGTACCAAGAATAGACCGGCGGCACGTCCTTGGTGACGAGCTTGCCCTTCTGCTGCGGCTGGGTCGGGTCGGTGAGATCCCACGTCTGGATCGTGGTCTCGTAGCCGGGCGACTTCCAAACCGAGCTCGCCGTGATGAGCAGGTTGCCGACCTTGAAGCGCTTGCCGTTGAGCGGCAGCTCGAAGCTCGCGATCGGCGGGGCGAGATCGGCGCTCACGCTCGCCGAGATGACCTCCGCCTTCGCGTTCACGGTCGAGTTGTACCAGGAATGGTATCCCTCGGGGTTACGGATGCGAAGGCGGTAATCGCCGTACGGGATCACCTGCGCATAATCGGGCGCCAGATCCATCTGCGACTTCTTCACCGGATTGTCGAGGTCGGTCTGGTCGTGGAACGACAGCCCCGTGTCCGAGATGTTCGCCGCGTTGCCGTCGCCGAGCTGGAACGAGCGGCGCACGTTGTCCGTGTGCTCCATGATCCCGCGCCGCGTCAGCGTCGACTCCGAGTAGGTGAAGATCTGCACGGCCGCGCGATAGGTGTACTGGCCATTCGCGTCCCAGTGGTAGCCGGTGAACGGCAGGAGGATGAGGCCCTTCTCCTCCTCGCCCGTCGGCGCCGTCACGCTCACCGCATTATCGAGGACCTTGAACGCGCGGTGATCCCACTCCGCGTCCGAGAAGTTCCACCCGCTGCTCGGGTTCACCTCGGCGCGCTGGATGAGCGGGTTCGGGTTCGTCAGGTTCGTGATGTCGTAGAGGCTGGCAGCCATCGTCCAGTTGCCCTGGTCGTTGATGCCGATGCCGATCATGCGCGTATTGCCGAGGACCGGGCGCAGG includes:
- a CDS encoding beta-propeller domain-containing protein; protein product: MRSLLTRNIATGTSWLGALLLLVGQGCAGTGAGDDENAAESKQALKGQTSFVTADELVSVYYDYGEEEEEEEEEEEEEEEEDDRELEEGDIYRVMGGGRLLNLNTYRGLQVVDFSNITSPKIIGKLPVSGRPVEMYVDGNRAVILMNEWYGYKADPGAFAAKEKRGGLVLLVDISDPTAPTLISQYNVPGNITTSRYANGSTKNSLYVASINRGYQQDPSGSWVYKNESVVKSFDVTPTAMTPKTELQLGGNVTSIQGEKGTLLVARGTSSWNSPTSQVSIVDISDVNGSLALRDTVQVNGTIRTQFHMDFRNDQLRVFSGPQWGGWGQDSYLQTWDATDRDNLALIDTETFGTNERLYGAVFLDDRAFAVTYRQTDPLHSFSIDADGFIEEKSEFIVSGYNNYLRPVLGNTRMIGIGINDQGNWTMAASLYDITNLTNPNPLIQRAEVNPSSGWNFSDAEWDHRAFKVLDNAVSVTAPTGEEEKGLILLPFTGYHWDANGQYTYRAAVQIFTYSESTLTRRGIMEHTDNVRRSFQLGDGNAANISDTGLSFHDQTDLDNPVKKSQMDLAPDYAQVIPYGDYRLRIRNPEGYHSWYNSTVNAKAEVISASVSADLAPPIASFELPLNGKRFKVGNLLITASSVWKSPGYETTIQTWDLTDPTQPQQKGKLVTKDVPPVYSWYSSVLATDKALVFPSATSTYTALGPYQECYKWPTAPGECYYDQVGCEYLSGYRLCQMPQGGEQYCVGGYAKCTVLSGSQTTCEEVDASTITETNDCYDGEGYRWQTQPNYQIVDLSDAANPKVVPNKITFSQPDEIGTARVSGNTLLVTVKNLVSVPGDPRPYAKHLLKRVDLTNPSLPVVDNGINIPGYPIDVDDTKMFTKDVQWGGTWKTDAVGYVQIKGNVAELQNYKKYTGRYFAGAVVDGHDTLIVSHGSAWNNTSGPARKLDIMKPQKKSLDYEMISQTPMEYWMSLIGSSERRLFFSVSGGTLVANIDDLTKPVAQAFFPVYTGLTPVVVHKNDMIVAGGRLGIFQLDKNASNLLTAD